Proteins from a genomic interval of Helicobacter pylori Shi112:
- a CDS encoding primosomal protein N', which yields MFYHLIAPLKNKTPPLTYFSKERHQKGALVNIHLRNKMLLGVVLGEVSKPSFECLELEKTPYFLLPFQIELAIFIAQYYSANLSSVLNLFTPFKECDLVGLEKIEPVLNALSQTQTNALKELQKHSASLLFGDTGSGKTEIYMHSIAQTLEQKKSALLLVPEIALTPQMQQRLKKVFKENLGLWHSKLSQTQKKQFLEKLYSQEIKLVVGTRSALFLPLKELGLIIVDEEHDFSYKSHQSPMYNARDLCLYLSHKFPIQVILGSATPSLNSYKRFKNKALVRLKGRYTPTQKNIIFEKTERFITPKLLEALKQVIDKNEQAIIFVPTRANFKTLLCQNCYKSVQCPFCSVNMSLHLKTNKLMCHYCHFSSPIPKICSACQSEVLVGKRIGTMQVLNELEGLLKGAKIAILDKDHTSTPKKLHNILNDFNAQKTNILIGTQMISKGHDYAKVSLAVVLGIDNIIKSNSYRALEEGVSLLYQIAGRSARQISGQVFIQSTETDLLENFLEDYEDFLQYELQERCELYPPFSRLCLLEFKHKNEEKAQQLSLKASQTLSSCLEKGVTLSSFKAPIEKIASSYRYLILLRSKNPLSLIKSVHAFLKTAPNIPCSVNMDPVDIF from the coding sequence ATGTTCTATCACTTGATCGCTCCTTTAAAAAATAAAACCCCCCCTTTAACTTACTTTTCTAAGGAGCGGCACCAAAAAGGAGCGTTAGTCAATATCCATTTGAGGAATAAAATGCTTTTGGGCGTCGTTCTTGGAGAAGTTTCAAAACCCTCTTTTGAATGCCTAGAACTAGAAAAAACCCCTTATTTTTTACTCCCCTTTCAAATAGAGCTCGCTATATTTATCGCTCAATATTACTCGGCTAATCTTTCTTCAGTCTTAAATCTTTTTACCCCTTTTAAAGAATGCGATTTGGTGGGGTTAGAAAAAATTGAGCCCGTTCTTAATGCGTTAAGCCAAACGCAAACAAACGCTTTAAAAGAATTGCAAAAACATTCAGCAAGCTTGCTCTTTGGCGATACGGGTAGCGGGAAAACCGAGATTTATATGCATTCAATCGCTCAAACTTTAGAGCAAAAAAAAAGCGCATTATTGTTAGTGCCAGAAATCGCCCTCACCCCTCAAATGCAACAACGCCTTAAAAAGGTTTTTAAAGAAAATTTGGGCTTGTGGCATAGCAAACTCTCTCAAACCCAAAAAAAACAATTTTTAGAAAAGCTTTATTCGCAAGAAATCAAATTAGTGGTAGGCACACGAAGCGCGTTGTTTTTACCCCTTAAGGAGTTGGGTTTAATCATTGTAGATGAAGAGCATGACTTTTCTTATAAATCTCATCAAAGCCCTATGTATAACGCTAGGGATTTGTGCTTGTATTTATCCCATAAATTCCCTATTCAAGTGATTTTAGGCTCTGCTACGCCAAGTTTAAATAGTTACAAACGCTTTAAAAATAAGGCTTTAGTACGCTTAAAGGGGCGCTACACGCCTACACAAAAAAACATTATTTTTGAAAAAACCGAGCGTTTTATCACGCCCAAACTCCTAGAAGCGCTAAAACAAGTTATAGACAAAAACGAGCAAGCCATTATTTTTGTGCCTACAAGGGCTAATTTCAAAACCTTGCTGTGTCAAAATTGTTACAAAAGCGTTCAATGCCCCTTTTGCAGCGTGAATATGAGTTTGCATTTAAAAACCAACAAACTCATGTGCCATTATTGCCATTTTTCAAGCCCTATCCCTAAAATTTGCAGCGCGTGTCAAAGCGAAGTTTTAGTGGGTAAAAGGATAGGCACCATGCAAGTGCTAAACGAGTTGGAAGGCCTTTTGAAAGGCGCTAAAATAGCCATTTTAGATAAAGATCACACCAGCACGCCAAAAAAACTCCACAATATTTTAAACGATTTCAACGCTCAAAAAACCAATATCTTAATCGGCACTCAAATGATAAGCAAAGGGCATGATTACGCTAAAGTGAGTTTAGCGGTTGTTTTAGGCATAGACAATATCATTAAATCCAATAGTTACAGGGCTTTAGAAGAAGGCGTGTCGTTACTTTATCAAATCGCTGGGAGGAGCGCTAGGCAAATTTCTGGCCAAGTGTTCATTCAAAGCACCGAAACGGATCTATTAGAAAATTTCTTAGAAGATTATGAAGATTTTTTACAATACGAATTGCAAGAAAGGTGCGAACTCTACCCGCCTTTTTCAAGGCTGTGTTTGTTAGAGTTTAAGCATAAAAACGAAGAAAAAGCCCAACAATTGAGCCTGAAAGCCTCTCAAACCCTTTCTTCGTGTTTAGAAAAGGGCGTAACGCTCTCTAGCTTTAAAGCCCCCATTGAAAAAATCGCTTCTTCTTACCGCTACCTTATTTTATTGCGTTCTAAAAACCCTTTAAGCCTAATCAAAAGCGTGCATGCGTTTTTAAAAACCGCCCCCAATATCCCTTGCAGCGTGAATATGGATCCTGTGGATATTTTTTAA
- a CDS encoding SPOR domain-containing protein codes for MQKSILKMTLLLVFLFLKNAVGLEDKKADPKSVQNTPKNLPPIQLRLNQVHEELIEILDNMGKGTQYEFPKIKEILEQSEEEWLKVAHEECVALVMLISPKASIKNSPIYKNCYEAYVKQRIHDLYDFYIESKKVKRKIKKAHKHALIQNESKPQTKEPPKNENKKSLIKPSLKDASIPKGYYLQIGAFLNAPSKDFLQTLKTFPYQIKKKDSLTHYFIGPYQTKEEALKQLENVAKNFKNKPVLVEK; via the coding sequence ATGCAAAAAAGTATATTAAAAATGACTCTATTGTTGGTTTTCCTCTTTTTAAAAAACGCTGTTGGTTTAGAGGACAAAAAAGCAGATCCTAAAAGCGTTCAAAATACACCCAAAAATTTACCCCCTATCCAATTAAGGCTCAATCAAGTCCATGAAGAACTTATAGAAATACTAGATAATATGGGGAAAGGCACGCAGTATGAGTTCCCTAAAATCAAAGAAATCCTAGAGCAAAGCGAAGAAGAATGGCTCAAAGTCGCCCATGAAGAATGCGTGGCGTTGGTTATGCTAATAAGCCCCAAGGCTTCTATTAAAAATAGCCCGATTTATAAGAATTGCTATGAAGCTTATGTGAAGCAAAGAATCCATGATTTATACGATTTTTATATAGAAAGCAAAAAGGTGAAAAGAAAAATCAAGAAAGCCCATAAGCATGCACTTATCCAAAATGAATCCAAGCCCCAAACAAAAGAGCCGCCTAAAAACGAAAATAAAAAAAGCTTGATAAAACCTAGCCTAAAAGATGCGAGTATCCCTAAAGGGTATTACTTGCAAATTGGGGCTTTTTTGAACGCGCCCAGTAAGGATTTTTTGCAAACGCTCAAAACTTTCCCTTACCAAATAAAGAAAAAAGACTCCCTCACGCATTATTTTATTGGCCCTTATCAAACGAAAGAAGAAGCCCTAAAACAGCTTGAAAATGTGGCTAAAAATTTTAAAAATAAGCCTGTGTTGGTGGAAAAGTAA
- a CDS encoding M48 family metallopeptidase has translation MLDIWIDMIICIFYLLFFTTPYIVGDILQLKFIRQKLCEKPVLLPQKDYEEAGNYAIRKMQLSIISQILDGIIFAGWVFFGLTHLEDLMHYLNLSETLGYLVFALLFLAIQSVLSLPISYYTTMHLDKEFGFSKVSLSLFFKDFFKGLLLTLSVGLLLIYTLIMIIEHVEHWEISSFFVVFVFMILANLFYPKIAQLFNQFTPLNNRDLESQIESMMDKVGFKSEGIFVMDASKRDGRLNAYFGGLGKNKRVVLFDTLISKVGTEGLLAILGHELGHFKNKDLLKSLGIMGGLLALVFALIAHLPPIVFEGFNVSQTPASLIAILLLFLPVFSFYAMPLIGFFSRKNEYNADKFGASLSSKEVLAKALVSIVSENKAFPHSHPFYVFLHFTHPPLLERLKALDYEIE, from the coding sequence ATGCTTGACATATGGATAGATATGATAATTTGTATTTTTTATTTGCTCTTTTTTACGACTCCTTACATTGTAGGCGATATTTTGCAATTGAAATTTATCCGTCAAAAGCTCTGCGAGAAGCCTGTTTTACTCCCACAAAAGGATTATGAAGAAGCGGGAAATTATGCCATTAGGAAAATGCAATTATCCATTATTTCTCAAATTTTAGACGGGATAATCTTTGCTGGTTGGGTCTTTTTTGGTTTGACGCATTTAGAAGATTTGATGCATTATTTAAACCTTTCTGAAACGCTAGGTTACTTGGTGTTTGCCTTGTTGTTTTTAGCGATTCAAAGCGTTTTATCCTTACCCATTAGCTACTACACCACCATGCATTTGGATAAGGAATTTGGCTTTTCTAAAGTGAGCTTGTCGTTGTTTTTTAAGGATTTTTTCAAAGGGTTATTGCTCACTTTAAGCGTGGGGTTGTTGTTGATTTACACTCTTATTATGATCATTGAACATGTGGAACATTGGGAGATTAGCTCGTTTTTTGTCGTGTTTGTTTTTATGATCTTGGCTAATCTTTTTTACCCTAAAATCGCCCAGCTTTTCAACCAATTCACCCCCTTGAATAATAGGGATTTGGAGAGTCAAATTGAGAGCATGATGGATAAGGTGGGTTTTAAATCCGAAGGTATCTTTGTGATGGACGCTAGCAAGAGGGATGGGCGTTTGAATGCGTATTTTGGGGGCTTGGGTAAAAACAAGCGGGTGGTGTTGTTTGACACTTTGATTTCTAAAGTTGGGACAGAAGGGCTTTTAGCCATTTTAGGGCATGAATTAGGACATTTTAAAAATAAGGATTTGTTGAAAAGTTTAGGGATTATGGGAGGCTTGCTCGCTCTTGTTTTTGCTTTGATCGCTCATTTGCCACCGATCGTTTTTGAAGGCTTTAATGTTTCACAAACGCCAGCGAGTTTGATTGCGATCTTACTCTTGTTTTTGCCGGTATTTTCTTTTTACGCTATGCCTTTGATCGGGTTTTTTAGCCGAAAGAATGAATACAATGCGGACAAATTTGGGGCGAGTTTAAGCTCTAAAGAGGTTTTAGCCAAAGCGTTAGTGTCTATTGTGAGCGAGAATAAAGCGTTCCCCCATTCGCACCCTTTTTATGTTTTCTTGCATTTCACGCACCCGCCCTTATTAGAGCGCTTGAAAGCTTTGGATTATGAAATTGAATGA
- a CDS encoding peptide chain release factor N(5)-glutamine methyltransferase codes for MTLSQALNKAKKELSQKGFRGGLESEILLGFVLQKERVFLHTHAYLELNHEEEARFFELVEKRLNDCPIEYLLESCDFYGHSFFVNEHVLIPRPETEILVKKALDIISQYHLKEIGEIGIGSACVSVSLALENPKISIHASDISLKALEVASKNIERFNLKERVFLKKTHLWDRMPTIQMLVSNPPYIARGYPLEKSVLKEPHEALFGGVKGDEILKEIVFLAAALKIPFLACEMGYDQLKSLKECLEFCGYDAEFYKDLSGFDRGFIGVLKSFLR; via the coding sequence ATGACCCTTTCACAAGCCCTAAACAAAGCCAAAAAAGAATTATCGCAAAAAGGTTTTAGGGGGGGCTTAGAGTCTGAAATTTTATTAGGCTTTGTCTTGCAAAAAGAAAGGGTTTTTTTGCACACGCATGCTTATTTAGAGTTAAACCACGAAGAAGAGGCGCGCTTTTTTGAATTGGTAGAAAAGCGTTTGAATGACTGCCCCATAGAGTATTTATTGGAAAGCTGTGATTTTTATGGGCACTCTTTTTTCGTGAATGAGCATGTTTTAATCCCACGGCCTGAAACGGAGATTTTAGTCAAAAAAGCCCTTGATATTATTTCTCAATACCATTTAAAAGAAATAGGCGAAATAGGCATAGGGAGCGCTTGCGTGTCCGTTAGTTTGGCTTTAGAAAACCCCAAAATTTCCATTCATGCGAGCGATATTTCATTAAAAGCTTTAGAAGTGGCGTCCAAAAATATTGAACGCTTTAATTTAAAAGAGCGTGTTTTTTTAAAAAAAACGCACCTTTGGGATCGCATGCCAACGATACAAATGCTTGTCTCTAACCCGCCCTATATCGCTAGAGGTTATCCTTTGGAAAAATCCGTTCTCAAAGAACCGCATGAAGCCCTTTTTGGGGGGGTTAAAGGCGATGAAATCTTAAAAGAAATCGTTTTTTTAGCCGCTGCATTAAAAATCCCTTTTTTGGCTTGTGAAATGGGGTATGATCAGTTAAAAAGCTTGAAAGAATGCTTGGAATTTTGCGGTTATGATGCGGAATTTTACAAGGATTTGAGCGGCTTTGATAGAGGGTTTATAGGCGTTTTAAAAAGTTTTTTAAGATAA
- a CDS encoding glycosyltransferase family 10 domain-containing protein — protein MFQPLLDAYTDSTHLDETTHKPPINIALANWWPLKNSEKKGFRDFILHVILKQRYKIILHSNPNEPSDLVFGSPLGQARKILSYQNTKRVFYTGENEAPNFNLFDYAIGFDELNFNDRYLRMPLYYASLHYKAEIVNDTTSPYKLKADSLYALKKPSHQFKENHPHLCALIKNESDPLKRGFASFVASNANAPVRNAFYEALNSIEPVAGGGAVKNTLGYNVKNKNEFLSQYKFNLCFENSQGYGYVTEKILDSYFSHTIPIYWGSPSVAKDFNPKSFVNVHDFNNFDEAIDYIKYLHAHQNAYLDMLYENPLNTIDGKAGFYQDLSFEKILDFFKTILENDTIYRNPSALCRDLNEPLVSVDDLRVNYDDLRVNYDDLRVNYDDLRVNYDDLRVNYDDLRRDYERLLSKATPLLELSQNTSFKIYRKAYQKSLPLLCTIRRWVKK, from the coding sequence ATGTTCCAACCCCTATTAGATGCTTATACAGACAGCACCCATTTAGATGAAACAACCCATAAGCCCCCAATTAATATAGCCCTAGCCAATTGGTGGCCTTTAAAGAATAGCGAAAAAAAAGGATTCAGAGATTTCATTTTGCATGTCATCCTAAAACAACGCTATAAAATCATTCTCCACAGCAACCCCAACGAACCCTCAGATCTAGTCTTTGGCAGTCCTTTGGGACAGGCTAGAAAAATCTTATCCTATCAAAACACCAAAAGAGTGTTTTACACCGGCGAGAATGAAGCGCCTAATTTCAACCTTTTTGATTACGCTATAGGCTTTGATGAATTAAATTTCAACGATCGTTATTTGAGAATGCCTTTGTATTACGCTTCTTTGCATTATAAAGCCGAGATTGTTAATGACACCACTTCACCCTATAAACTCAAAGCTGACAGCCTTTATGCTTTAAAAAAACCCTCCCATCAATTTAAAGAAAACCACCCACATTTATGCGCGCTAATCAAAAATGAAAGCGATCCTTTGAAAAGAGGGTTTGCCAGTTTTGTAGCGAGCAACGCTAACGCTCCTGTTAGGAACGCTTTCTATGAGGCTTTAAATTCTATTGAGCCAGTGGCTGGGGGAGGAGCCGTGAAAAACACTCTGGGCTATAATGTCAAAAACAAAAACGAATTTTTAAGCCAATACAAGTTCAACCTCTGTTTTGAAAACTCACAAGGCTATGGCTATGTAACCGAAAAAATCCTTGATTCGTATTTTAGCCATACCATCCCTATTTATTGGGGGAGTCCTAGCGTGGCGAAAGATTTTAACCCTAAAAGTTTTGTGAATGTCCATGATTTCAACAACTTTGATGAAGCGATTGATTATATCAAATACTTGCACGCGCACCAAAACGCTTATTTAGACATGCTCTATGAAAACCCTTTAAACACCATTGATGGGAAAGCTGGTTTTTACCAAGATTTGAGTTTTGAAAAGATCTTAGATTTTTTTAAAACGATTTTAGAGAACGATACGATTTATCGCAACCCTTCCGCTCTTTGTCGTGATTTGAATGAGCCGTTAGTGTCTGTTGATGATTTGAGGGTTAATTATGATGATTTGAGGGTTAATTATGATGATTTGAGGGTTAATTATGATGATTTGAGGGTTAATTATGATGATTTGAGGGTTAATTATGATGATTTGAGAAGAGATTACGAACGCCTCTTATCAAAGGCTACCCCTCTTTTGGAGCTATCCCAGAACACCTCTTTTAAAATCTATCGCAAAGCTTATCAAAAATCCTTACCCTTGCTATGCACCATAAGGAGATGGGTTAAAAAATAG
- the ccsA gene encoding cytochrome c biogenesis protein produces MKSLKNLVYFLFGSFWVAIPLIALYALACAIATFIENDYGTSASKAIVYNTPWFNFLHAYLLVVLIGTFINSKALERKRYASLFFHSSLILIILGAAITRFFGAEGLMHVRENSAQSSFESADTYLNITLNDTTKLSLKTPFTFYYSKRLRPIHATLDHKPLILEPLEIYKQNAIKKDDAAILVLKATYNGVSHKFNLIKTNRNEGIEESEMFKDDKLSLSFGSAYIELPFQIKLKRFELERYAGSMSPSSYASEVEVLKLDNTLIKPYRIFMNHVLDYEGYRFFQSSYDTDEKGTILSVNKDPGKIPTYLGYAMLILGALWLLLDKNGRFLKLSRFLKSQQIASFLLALILISPFTSSFASETPIDMHGGKSAQIERQNVENPANKEDSKSAILERLKHLREYSKDHLKAFQRLQVQDFDGRIKPLDTISIEYIHKILRKDDFQGLNAMQVLLGIMFFPNDWRSIKMIHTSNKALRKLIGTPLDESRIAFRDVFDSRGYKLKNLVEEVNQKSPNARNELDKDVLKVDERINLVYTLFSAQFLRIFPSDKTTAWLSPIEAINSPNKEISSVATEFLKNIFSGFDDALKTNQWDKVEKTLKDLSIYQQEHAKNLYLPSSKVDSEIFLNHTNFFNSLTLPYILLGLLLFIVVVGSLVKNTIPNIWLTKILYIAILLCAIAHSMGLVLRWYVSGHSPWSNAYESMLYIAWASVIAGFVLRSKLALSASSFLAGIALFVAHLGFMDPQIGHLVPVLKSYWLNIHVSVITASYGFLGLCFVLGILSLVLFILRKQGRFNLDKTILSISTINEMSMILGLFMLTAGNFLGGVWANESWGRYWGWDPKETWALISICVYALILHLRFLGSQNWPFILASSSVLGFYSVLMTYFGVNYYLSGLHSYAAGDPLPIPTFLYFLVAIPFALVILASFKRHLSLPKLV; encoded by the coding sequence ATGAAAAGCCTTAAGAACTTGGTTTATTTTTTGTTCGGTTCTTTTTGGGTCGCTATCCCTTTAATAGCACTCTATGCCTTAGCGTGCGCGATAGCCACTTTTATAGAAAACGATTACGGAACGAGCGCGAGTAAGGCGATTGTGTATAACACCCCTTGGTTTAATTTCTTGCATGCGTATTTGTTGGTGGTTTTAATAGGCACATTCATCAATTCCAAAGCCTTAGAGCGCAAAAGATACGCAAGCCTTTTTTTCCACAGCTCCTTGATTTTAATCATTTTAGGGGCAGCCATCACACGATTTTTTGGCGCAGAAGGGCTTATGCATGTGCGAGAAAATAGCGCGCAAAGCTCTTTTGAAAGCGCGGACACTTACCTTAATATCACTCTTAATGACACCACTAAACTTTCTTTAAAAACGCCTTTTACCTTTTATTATTCCAAACGATTAAGGCCCATTCATGCCACTTTAGATCACAAGCCTTTAATTTTAGAACCCTTAGAAATTTACAAGCAAAACGCCATTAAAAAAGATGACGCTGCTATTTTAGTGTTAAAAGCGACTTATAACGGCGTGAGCCACAAATTCAACCTCATTAAAACCAACAGGAATGAAGGCATAGAAGAAAGCGAAATGTTTAAAGACGACAAGCTTTCTTTAAGTTTTGGATCCGCTTACATTGAATTGCCTTTTCAAATCAAACTGAAGCGTTTTGAATTAGAACGCTACGCTGGCTCTATGAGCCCTTCATCTTACGCTTCAGAAGTGGAAGTTTTGAAATTGGATAACACTTTGATCAAACCTTATAGGATCTTTATGAACCATGTTTTAGATTATGAAGGCTATCGCTTTTTCCAATCTTCCTATGACACGGATGAAAAAGGCACGATCCTTTCTGTCAATAAAGACCCGGGTAAAATCCCCACTTATTTAGGGTATGCGATGCTTATTTTGGGGGCTTTGTGGTTGCTTTTGGATAAGAACGGGCGTTTTTTAAAGCTTTCACGCTTTTTAAAATCCCAACAAATCGCTAGTTTCTTGCTCGCTTTAATTTTAATCAGCCCTTTCACTTCTTCGTTCGCTAGTGAGACTCCAATTGACATGCATGGGGGCAAAAGCGCTCAAATAGAACGACAAAATGTAGAAAATCCCGCTAATAAAGAGGATTCTAAAAGCGCGATTTTAGAGCGTTTGAAGCATTTAAGAGAGTATTCCAAAGACCACTTAAAAGCCTTTCAAAGGCTTCAAGTCCAGGATTTTGACGGGCGTATCAAACCCCTTGACACCATTAGCATTGAATATATCCATAAGATTTTAAGGAAAGATGATTTTCAAGGGCTAAACGCCATGCAGGTGCTTTTAGGGATCATGTTTTTCCCCAATGATTGGCGCAGTATTAAGATGATTCACACTTCTAATAAAGCCTTAAGAAAGCTTATCGGTACGCCTTTAGATGAGAGCCGTATCGCTTTTAGAGATGTGTTTGATAGCCGTGGGTATAAATTAAAAAATCTTGTTGAAGAAGTCAATCAAAAATCCCCCAATGCGCGCAACGAGTTGGATAAAGATGTCTTAAAAGTAGATGAACGAATCAACTTAGTCTATACGCTTTTTAGCGCTCAATTTTTACGCATTTTCCCTAGCGATAAAACCACTGCTTGGCTCTCGCCCATTGAAGCGATTAACAGCCCTAATAAAGAAATTTCAAGCGTGGCAACGGAGTTTTTAAAAAATATTTTTAGCGGGTTTGATGACGCTTTAAAAACCAATCAGTGGGATAAAGTAGAAAAAACCCTAAAAGATTTAAGCATTTACCAACAAGAGCATGCCAAAAACCTCTATTTACCCTCTTCTAAAGTGGATTCTGAAATTTTTTTAAACCACACCAATTTTTTTAACAGCCTGACTTTGCCTTATATCCTTCTAGGGTTATTGCTTTTTATCGTTGTGGTCGGCTCTCTTGTTAAAAACACGATTCCAAATATTTGGCTCACTAAAATCCTTTATATTGCTATTTTGCTTTGCGCGATCGCTCATTCTATGGGGCTTGTTTTACGTTGGTATGTGAGCGGGCATTCGCCTTGGAGCAACGCTTATGAGTCCATGCTTTATATCGCATGGGCTTCTGTTATCGCAGGGTTTGTTTTACGCTCCAAACTCGCGCTATCGGCCTCTAGCTTTTTAGCCGGTATCGCGCTTTTTGTGGCCCATTTAGGCTTTATGGACCCTCAAATTGGCCATTTAGTGCCGGTGTTAAAATCCTATTGGCTCAATATCCATGTTTCTGTCATCACCGCTAGTTATGGCTTTTTGGGCTTGTGTTTTGTGCTAGGGATTTTGAGTTTGGTTTTGTTTATTTTGCGCAAACAAGGGCGTTTCAATTTGGACAAAACCATTCTCTCCATTAGCACTATCAATGAAATGAGCATGATTTTAGGCCTGTTCATGCTCACAGCCGGGAATTTCTTAGGCGGGGTGTGGGCGAATGAATCTTGGGGGCGCTATTGGGGGTGGGACCCTAAAGAAACTTGGGCGTTGATTTCTATTTGCGTCTATGCTTTAATCTTGCATTTGCGTTTTCTAGGCTCTCAAAATTGGCCCTTTATTTTAGCGAGCAGTAGCGTTCTAGGGTTTTATTCGGTTTTAATGACTTATTTTGGCGTGAATTACTACCTTTCTGGCTTGCACAGCTATGCCGCAGGCGATCCCTTGCCTATCCCCACTTTCTTATACTTTTTGGTAGCGATACCTTTTGCTCTTGTGATCTTGGCGTCTTTCAAACGCCATTTGAGTTTGCCTAAATTAGTTTAA
- a CDS encoding SoxW family protein has product MFSLSYVSKKFLSVLLLISLFLSACKSNNKDKLDENLLSSGSQSSKELNDERDNIDKKSYAGLEDIFSDNKSISPNDKYMLLVFGRNGCHYCERLKKDLKNVKELSDYVKEHFSAYYVNISYSKEHNFKVGDKDKNDEKEIKMSTEELAQIYAVQSTPTIILSDKTGKTIYELPGYMPSTQFLAVLEFIGDGKYQDTKNDEDFTKKLKAYIKYKTNLSKNKSS; this is encoded by the coding sequence ATGTTTTCACTTTCTTATGTTTCCAAGAAATTTTTAAGCGTTTTGCTATTGATTTCGCTGTTTTTAAGCGCTTGCAAATCCAATAATAAGGACAAATTAGATGAAAATCTTTTAAGCTCCGGTTCTCAAAGCTCCAAAGAATTAAATGATGAGCGAGACAACATAGACAAAAAGAGCTATGCCGGTTTAGAAGATATTTTTTCAGACAATAAGTCCATTAGCCCTAACGATAAATACATGCTTTTAGTGTTTGGCCGTAATGGTTGCCACTATTGTGAAAGGCTTAAAAAAGATCTCAAAAATGTCAAAGAATTGAGCGACTATGTTAAAGAGCATTTTAGCGCTTACTATGTCAATATCAGCTACTCCAAAGAGCATAATTTTAAAGTCGGCGATAAGGATAAAAATGATGAAAAAGAAATCAAAATGTCCACAGAAGAATTAGCGCAAATTTATGCCGTCCAATCCACCCCTACGATTATTTTATCCGATAAAACTGGCAAAACCATCTATGAATTGCCCGGCTATATGCCCTCTACGCAATTTTTAGCGGTACTGGAATTTATCGGCGATGGGAAGTATCAAGACACAAAAAACGATGAGGATTTCACCAAAAAATTAAAGGCTTACATCAAGTATAAAACCAACCTTTCTAAAAACAAATCCAGCTAG
- the hemH gene encoding ferrochelatase gives MSLINEKLNNLENNATKFPKEAVILLNMGGPNSLYEVGVFLKNMFDDPFILTIKNNFMRKMVGKMIVNSRIEKSKKIYEKLGGKSPLTPITFALTERLNKLDPSRFYAYAMRYTPPYASMVLQDLALKEVESLVFFSMYPQYSSTTTLSSFNDAFNALKALETFRPKVRVIERFYASKKLNEIILNTILSTLNNRKSQDFVLIFSVHGLPKSVIDAGDTYQQECEHHVNLLKELVQQKNISFKEVLLSYQSKLGPMKWLEPSTEELIEKHRKSHIIIYPLAFTIDNSETIYELDMQYRLMAERLAVKEYLVCPCLNDSIEFAKFIIELVNNLKSE, from the coding sequence ATGAGTTTAATCAATGAAAAGCTTAATAATTTAGAAAATAACGCCACAAAATTCCCTAAAGAAGCGGTCATTCTTTTGAATATGGGAGGGCCTAACAGCCTTTATGAAGTGGGGGTGTTTTTAAAAAACATGTTTGATGACCCCTTTATCCTTACCATTAAAAATAATTTTATGCGTAAAATGGTGGGTAAAATGATCGTCAATAGCCGCATAGAAAAATCCAAAAAAATCTATGAAAAATTAGGAGGCAAATCCCCTTTAACGCCTATCACATTCGCCCTTACAGAGCGTTTGAACAAATTAGATCCTTCTCGCTTTTACGCTTATGCGATGCGTTATACCCCCCCTTATGCGTCTATGGTCTTGCAAGATTTAGCCTTAAAAGAGGTAGAAAGCTTGGTGTTTTTTTCCATGTATCCGCAATATTCTAGCACCACCACCCTTTCTAGTTTCAATGACGCTTTTAACGCCCTAAAAGCTTTAGAAACTTTCCGCCCTAAAGTGCGGGTAATAGAGCGTTTTTATGCCAGTAAAAAGCTTAATGAAATCATTTTAAACACGATTTTAAGCACCCTAAACAACCGCAAAAGCCAGGATTTTGTCTTAATTTTTTCCGTCCATGGCTTACCTAAAAGCGTTATTGATGCCGGCGATACTTACCAGCAAGAATGCGAACACCATGTGAATTTGTTAAAAGAGTTGGTGCAACAAAAAAATATTTCTTTTAAAGAAGTCTTACTCTCTTACCAATCCAAGCTAGGGCCTATGAAATGGCTAGAGCCAAGCACTGAAGAATTGATAGAAAAGCACCGCAAATCTCATATTATCATCTATCCTTTGGCTTTCACGATTGATAATTCTGAAACGATCTATGAATTAGACATGCAATACCGCTTGATGGCAGAGCGCTTGGCGGTTAAAGAGTATTTGGTTTGCCCATGCTTAAACGATTCCATAGAGTTTGCAAAATTTATCATTGAATTAGTGAATAACCTTAAAAGTGAGTGA